Sequence from the Cervus elaphus chromosome 19, mCerEla1.1, whole genome shotgun sequence genome:
tTATGAGTCCATACATCACACTGTAGACAGGCAAACCAGGAGCCGACGCGGCTCGAAGGGGAAGGTCAGCGCCTGTGCCTGCCGTGTCCTGAGCGACTGCTGCCATGGTGCTTGCCTTTGTGGGGTCTCTCAAAGGAGCGAGACCTTTCACGCCTGTCCCTATGATGTCCCCTCTCATGCCTGTGTTTCTTGACAGCATCTGAGTGATCCCGAGACTTGCTCTGAGATCGAGAACGagactttttccttttatgacCATGTCTATTTGAACTTTTTAAATCATCTCTGGTATGCTTGGCTTTAAGGTGAGGAGAGCCATGATTATGATGTCTTCTTGGGCTTTCACTGTGACTGCGGGACCTGCTTCTTGATCTCGAGCTGTATGTTCCAGATCGACTCCGCCTATTATTATAACTTAGATAATAAAAATTTGAGGTTGAGCGTCAGTTTCTACTGGGAGCAAATTATTTTTGGTGGTGCTCATAGCAGGTTCAAAACAAAACCACTCTATCAGTGACAGACCAGACTGAAAATGTTTGATAAACTTCCCCACCCCTCACTACCTCTCCTTCAGCCTGTTAACATATTAAACAAATCTTAAACATACTACGTCTATATTCCAAGGAAGGGAGTAATTCGAGTATCCTAGCTATTTATTGAATTATCTCCCATATGCTCCAAAGAACCACTGAAGAGCCACAAGTAGCTGGCCATCTAATTATAAACTTAACTAGGGAAAATTCTTTGGCTATAGTTGACCTGATTCTTCATTAGTAGTAAGTGGCTGGCCAGGCTGTACACCtctccagaaaacaaaagccaaaaccaGAATAGAATGCCGTATACTACCATGAAACAAAAAAGCCACATGCCTACACAGCATATCTCCAAACTCGTTTCTGACAATTTACCCTGTATTAAATCTAGCCTAACTTTGAAAACAGTCcatgtgcaatttttttttaaaagccataacCTTTTAAGACTCCAAATAAGGCTGCTTTCCCCAGCAGAGAGTATTTACTTACTGTCTTCTTGGAGTATGTGATCTAGAACGTGATCGTGTTCTTGACCTTGATCGACTTGCACTTCTGCTATTTCTACTTCTCTTGCTGTCTTttcttacacttaaaaaaaaacaatcttttaGTTATGTACATAGTATtagaaattaaatacataaaaacattcCGCAGGCCATTTTTCTAACTCAACTATACTCACCCATTGTAAGGGCTTTTAGAAGCCTGTTGTCTATCCTCGGGTTCTTTTTTTATTGTCTTCACATTAACAGAAATAGGTGACTTCTCTTCAGCTTTTACTTCTCTTGGTGATGCTTTTAAAAGAACATTAAGGCATGTTAACTATTAGATTTTACAGAAGGCCAAATAGGTTTCTAAATGTAACCAAGTACCATTCAATTTTATCAGTCCTTAGTTGGCTGTCAAGAGAGAAAATAGGAATATCTTAACATCACTGTTTCTATGCAACTGTGAAATGCTAAAACTTACTAATAACCACACACTGGCAGTGCTTATTATTAACCTTACATGGTTTAGAGGCTGGAGAAAATCCACCAAGAGTTGAAAGGGCTGGAGTTCCATCAGGATTCAATCCCTTTGCTTTTAATTTGGCTTCTTGTAAGGcaacttttcttttctctacttctttttCCAGCAATTCATAGTTTGGCTGTTGGAAGAAAGAGAAGTTAGTATTTCTCTTTTACAGAAGTTTACATTCTTAACACTGACAAAATATTAACACAAATACTGGTAAACAGAATTACCTTTTTTCTGGTATAAAGCCTAAGCGTTTCTATGCAGATTTCTTGGATCTCCTCTTCTGTAGTACCAAAAAGAAGAAACCAATGGGGACGAGTTGGCAATGGAATCTAAACCATAAAAACAGATTCGATGAAATTCTCACTGTTTTTATTAGAACTGCTAATTCCTGTGATTTATCCTATTGGACTATACAAGATTtacatgtctatatatatatgcacctacCTGAAGAGCTCTAGCTGCAAGGTAGATGCAAGCACATGCAATAGTCTCTGGTTGAAATCGAACAAATACATTGGTTCGAAGACTGTCATTCATataattcctgaaaaatatttcaaccaTAAGCTTTGTATGTAAACAAATCAGTTCCTCTGAAGCTTACATAAAATTGGAGACTCaatctactttattcttttttcttctcatatttgTATTTTCAGTATTCTAGCATATAACAATTCTTAACTCAAAAAGCAGTAAGAGATAAGAATTTAACACTAGAATCATTCATGTCTCCTAAATAGGACCGAAatcctttaaaataattccatattATTACTCCACAtagaacagttttttaaaaaaacatatttctatGAAAAGCAATGCTCTGAAAGTTCCGACATGATTAGTTTcagaaatgacaaaccactccaacAATACTTCAAGCCATTAGTTATTGACCATCTCTCCTTTATCCACAATGAAAAGCAGTGTCAATCAAGTTCTTTCAAAAATTCAATACTGTGATAGGGATAAGAAGGCATTTTCAGTAAGCACGCAccaaattaagaaaactaagcTAGTTCAGAAAACCTAGGTTGGGAAGTGAAGagcaaataatatatataacagcCTTGTTTATATACAAGTGTgactaaatataaataaaagcagtAACTATTTCAGTTAATAATTTACTGGACTTTTATAATAGTGAACCCTCCCCACAATATTCCTGAAGTATTGAATAAATTTTACAAACTGTTCAAAAAGTTAAACTAAAAGACTGTTTCTTAAAAGTCCTTAACCCGTGAAAACTGATAAGAATCTGTTTTATAGAACATATATCAAAGTCATGCATTTTATAAAAGCAATGAGACTTTTCTAATATTACTAATAAAGAAGCATGGCAGTCGTTAAGTCCAGAACATAAGAATTACATCACTTAAGTACTGCACATCAACAGTCTTAAGACAGTAGTTGTGGCTGAACCACAAACtccttttttaactttaaataagTTAGCACTATAAATCACACATCTTTATCTCTAAAATCTAAGTTTTCGAGTTCTATGTTAAAATTAACAGCTCTTTAAAATGAAGTACTTCTTACTTCTAATACCATTGCCTCCAATAGCCCAACAGCTATACATTCATCAAGAATGGGAATGGTGCCCATTTTAAGCTGCTGTTTCCACTGGTAGAATTCATGCTatacaaactaaaaatagaaatctaGTCAAACTCCTAGCAAAAATCATTTTAAGTAATGACTGGACAACAAATCTATCAAAAATGAACTATTCATTTTGATAGTTACAGGTATACATTAAATACATAGGCATGTTGAATAGTTACTTCTAGAAGCAAATATACAAATCCTTTTGACAACCCGACAGAACTAGAAGATGCTGCCAGATGGATATGGACCACTTCAGTGAATCTCGGATGAGAGCTTGCACTGGATTGGCTGGAGAGCAGGGCAGCCAATCAGGCCATCCTGAGGTCATGGGCTGAAGTGCAGAGGGCAGAGTTCTATGACTTACCATCATGGACTACCCTTTAATTAAAGagtagaaaaaagaacaaagttaaatTGAGTTCTCCATTAAAAGTAATTAGTCAAGCCAAGAAAACAGGAAGCAGAAATAAGCATTATTTACCTTTTgattaaaacacaaaaaaacaaaaagcaccaAAACAAACTTCTCTCATCATTTtggaaaaagggaaaatgaaacttactttatttctgcttctgttttcctggctaggaaagaaatgtaaaaaggcaactTACCAGGCAGTTTGAACCAGGGTTTGATTACGTTCACATTCTAAGACTTGTAAATACATAACAATGATCTGAAGGACAAGGGAAAAAAACTTAGTTTAGCATACTGGAAGTTCTTTCAAAGCACAGAGTTCAATGAACATAAGTAACTGAAAATGTTAATGTTAGGAGCAagttttaattcataaaaataatgaataattggTCTGCATGAATACAGACCAACCTAAATTTACCTGATATGTACCAACCTAGATGTACCTGATAGTCAGTGTAGGTTCACTGATAGTCAGTAAAGTTCACATGGACATGAAATGTTCCAAAATTGTACaggaaaaaagaagttaaatcaTCTAAGAACAGTATCTAATTTTTCTTGTGACAGGAACtgattatttcactttatttccaAAGGTACGAAAACCCTAGAGACTGTTTTAAAGTTACACAATGTGTATGATGCATACTATGCACAACTCACAGTGGGTATTATAGTAAGTAACCAAACATTTCTACAGTGAAGCTTACTATGCTGAAGTGtgataaactttaaaaactcaAATGAGTTTACCTCAGCTCAGATCTTCCTGCACCATCATTCTCATTTCACAATTTTAGAGACGTGGGATCTGAGGCACAGAGTTttctgccaaggtcacacagctaatggcAGAAACGCATTTCTATGTGCAGATGGTCCTGTCCCCAGAGAACCTGCTCTCATTATCATTGTGCTATGGCTTATGTTGAGCATATGGAAGCCAAGAGACACTGGAGAAACCTAAGAACACTCAATGATGCCAAAAGTGAGCAGCCACACACTCTAAGCCATTTCACTATGCAAAAGGTAACACACCACCAGGTACTTCTGCAGACACACGTGTTATATTCATTCCATGCCTAATATGTAAACATCTCCATTCTCTAGTATGAACACTGGGTTACCTCAGAAGCAAAAAGAACTTATCTATGCCCACATAATAAAAAGATCTGAATCCAAGACTTTGATTCTCATTTTACTGATTATTTAAATTCCaaaaagttgctttttaaaaccaATGGTTAGTGCTCAAAGACAAATTTgcagcaaataaaattttaaaagaacaaaatcctAATACTTACGAATGTAATTTCTGTATTCTACAACTCACCTTATGGGGATGCTTGACATGAACACAAAATCCCAATTCCTTTAGCACCCTCCTCTCTGCCTTGATAACTTGATTTTTGGTGTTAATGTAGTTCTGATCAAGGATCAGGGGGCTTGGAGTCCTATAGTttgtaagaaataaaatcaaaactgtTTTGCACATCccaaaaattttatttgtggTATCTCCATTTTCCCTTCCAACCAACTATTGGCAACAGAAACCAGCTTTTTAAACTCCTGCAAACAAGTTAAAAGCATTAATCTTGTGCTGTCCAAGTTATGCTAATTAAATGTCTACTTTCTAGACTCACTTCCTAGTTTACTAACAAAaccctgaaatgaaaaaaatttcagtCTAATGCTCTTAGATTTATCCTTGGTTTTTTTCATCCAGATGTATTTATATTACATAACAGCCTGATTTATTTTCACAATCTCATTAGTCTCCACAGACTAGAAACAAAATTAATGCTCTCTTGAACATATGTATTACAAAGACTTCATAGCTCTTGAAAATATGTATTACAAAGACTTCATTAAGAATAGAGTGATTTTACAAAATATCCACTCATGATTAGTTTAAGACCAAAGCTAAAATTAGGGGAAAATAGGGTGGGTAGCTAATTCAGACTCCCCTAAATGGGcagtttatttaaataaactgaTCTAAGAGTCTCTGTTAATACTCTGGAAACTAAAGATTCAGCTCAATTaccaaagaaatgtttttaagaatCAGATTTAACACTCAAAGTGATCAATAAAACCAGGCCAAAATTTGTTCAGTTATTAGCCAGCCTCTTTAGTACACAATGCAGGAGAAAGGAAGACCAACTATAATGAAGAAACTAAAACAGCAGGTAAGGTCTCTGTACCAGAtcaaaattttgacagctttaaAAGTTATGAGAGAGGCAACCTATCTGTGGTTCAGTGCTTTGGGGGAAAAAtgctttcacaattaaaaaactgtcttaaatttaagtcttaaaataataaactagTTTCTTAATGAAAAGTCAGTCAGGGCTTggaatttttcttcttaaagtttATGAAATGTACCAATGTCCTTCATTTGTTACTTTCTTAGATCCAACCAACAAAGAACACTTTTATTTAGAAGCTGATTTTAACATGGgtagaatatgtaaatattttcccccatacTTATTTTCAGCCAAAAAATCCAAGAGATTTTGCTCTGGGAAGAAcattcccccccccacccccacaacattttaaagatagTCCTTCTGAACATTGCCCCCACTTCTCCTTTCACTATGGACACCAAATCCAAAAAAATTTAATCTTATAATTTTACACTACATGTCCACTTGAAgatcagaaaagaatctgaaatcagCTATATTACCCTGTAATGTATGTTACCGGAATAAAAAAATCAGCACTTTTattcccctttctttctcctgtttcaaactataaaactccaaCGCTTAACTAAACTATTTCTAGCTTTTCTATACTATCAAGTTGGATATAAGACAAAAGTTGGCAAAGCTGACAAGATGGAAAACAGCCTGTTAATGCTGAAAGTGGCCTTCACTCAATTCAGTTCTTACAGCTTTGAAAGGTGAGAAATGAAGCCACATCTTTCAGGTGGGGAGGAgactgatttctaacataatataAATAACGAACCGATTTTATCAGGACAAACAGGCTACActgttctttggaaaaaataaatgaggataggtaagcctggtgtgttacagttcATGGAGACACAGTgattcagacacgactcagcggcAGAGAAACCAATGTGTACACAAAAACGTGTTCCAGAGATCTTAAGGTTTATGATTTTTCAATGTTGTAACAGGAAATCTGGGGAAAAGTGAAATCTACTTAAAGAACGAACTCTTTAACCAATGGACCAGTTATCTGATGACCCTTTCATCAGCTATTCATCAGGAGACAGAATATCTCTGGTGGTATAGTTACACACCACCTTCTTAACACTTAAGGTGCAACTCAAATAGTAAACTGCACCATTAGAATCTTTATGAAAAGTTTTGTCTCGTTTTTTCCTATTTGTGTTGAACAAATTTATTGTATCTCTTACCAAACTTGCTTTaagagttatttcaaattctattagaaattcattttcttacaATCAACCAACTCAACATTTGAATTATGGCTATTATCTGGTCCCTAATCAGGTTTAATCACTAATTCTGCTTAAGTAAATTAGTTCTTTTCTGTCTATTTTGTATAATCTTTACTTTCACATTTTTTGGTGTCAAAATCCCAATATTAAACCAATTAGGGAAACCAAACCCACTACCTCAACTTCTTGCTTAGGCAATAGTAACCACTTGCAATCTTCAGTCCATTTTGTGGATGTATATAATCTGATACCTTCACTGTTCAGAAGTGGTTTTACCTCACAATGAAAGGAGATTCAATGAACAGGTGACTTGCACTACTTACAAAGATAACTTTGTATCACAATTGTATCCTCAAATAGCTGCAGTAAGAAAATGTTCAAACTGCCTAAGCAAATTGTTTCTTTGTATTAACAAAGTATCTATTCATACTTTACCTGGCAACAAGAACATCAAATTTAATTAAGGTTTGCTAGAATTTGTTCCTTATTAGAGGCAAACTTTCTTTCCAATAAAAGTTTGAAGAggttaacatttttaaatcttttaaaagattttaaaaacctgCTTAAAAGAAACTTTCATCTGTTCAGAAGAAAGtaattttcatgataaaaaacaCCCAAACCTAACTCCTACTCTGCTTTTGTCAGACTTTTTCAGGTTAATTTATATGAAAAGAACAATTCTCAAATTTTAATCTTAGTGCAGTTTTGGGTTTTGATCATTTGAAGTTTATTATGGGGGTCTCAGATTAGCTATCTTTCCTTTAGCATGATCTCAAAAATACAACCACAACAACAAATTTAGGAGGAGATTCAAACATAGTTTGTCTTAACTCATGTGGCACAAAGGACCAAGAAAACGTGGAACAAATTTTTTGAGACTGTACTTCAAGGAGATCAGTAGTTTACAAAAAGGCGGACTGCGCCTCAACATACAGAAATTTGTAATTCCTACTTAAagggaacattctttggcagtgtTTAAACAAACTGAAGGCCATCTTTTAGAGCCACCAAAATAAACTGGATGAAGACTGGACTAAATGACAAGATCACTTAAGACCCTTCTAATTCTAATCTATGATCTACATGCATGTTGAAAATACCACACCACATTCACTAATAGGTGGGTTGCTGCAGTCTTTGAATATCTGCCTTCTTTTAGACAAGGCTTACAGTATGAAGCTAGGTGCCTTAAAACTACAGAAAACCCTTAATTTGCTGGGAATATGCTGCATCTCAAAAGCAAACTATAATTGGAAACTATTGAAATGAAAAAACCATCTTTCTGAgcttaaaataaattcttaaactACAAAAAATGacgaggaaaaaaaagaaaatcacataatTCAGAATGGAGCTTGGGCATCAGTTCTTCCTAAAAGCTCCTCTAGTAAGTCTAATATATAGTCAGCACTGAAATACAGcgacttttttttaaaggctacaAAACTGATGCTTGTTATATTAGCAAGGTCACACTACAATTTAAAGCTATgcataaactaaaataaataataccatTAAGACAAACTGATACACTTTACCTAAAGTGATATTAATAGTACTCTTTTAATGACATTAATCTAAAAAATTACTAAGCTATCGTCCTAATAACTTGGACAGCAAAGACAAACGCTTATAACAAGAAACAGGAGTTTTTCTAAATGGTTCACCAGTGGCCAACCTGTTAGTCCCCGATTCCAGTGACCTATTCTCAGAGCACTGGCTTCTCCTTGGGGATTTTCGATACTTCACTCACTGTTGCCATGACGACAGCTTCATCGCTATGTACCACTCCACATCACCCAGGCTTTGGTAAATGTAGCTGGTCGCTGTATAGTCGGTTGCAAGGGAAAAAAGAGTTGAAGTTAATAACATATACAAGCTACCTGTCTGAGTAAACTTGTAATATGCATAGAAACACTTTTAcatcctgctttttaaaaaaaggcttcCATGCAATTAACAACTCCCTTTAAATTTCATGCTGTAATCACGTCTAAGACTGACACACAATCAATTTCTGTGATAATGAccaaaaagggggggggggggggggacccgACACAACAGTCAAATCAGGtgagatgttttaaattccaagGTTTTCACAGTTGAGAGAACCTACTCTGACATCAAGGAAGAATACtccatctcaaagaaaaatttcaaagcagATAATAAATGATAATAGCAAAATGGTTCAAAGAATACTAACAGAAAACTATTTCCTTTAAGCAAACAGAATCCTTTGACTAAAGAATCTTATTAGTGTCATTGTTTAAACACCGTAACAATCAACTAGATCTAAATACAAATTTTAGCTCAGACCATACTAAATTATCAATTTGAAAACTCCCCAAGTTTCAGGGATTCCTCACTAAAAAGCttgaagacatttttaaatgcaattaaaaagTTAGTCTATCCCTGGAAATAAGGtgactgagaaaagaacagaaaaaaagaatgtaagaaaactgaaaactgcTGTGAAAACTACCTGGGTAACAACGTTTCAGTCTAAGTAGGCTGACTAATCATTTCAAGGCTACTATTCGTTTGTCTCTAAATAGTTCCATTACCAACAACTTACAGATTCAACTCATAAGGACCACTCATGGGAGCTATTAATTTGGTACTAACCAATGCCCAACCCCAGAATGacttaaaatctttttataaCTGACTTCCTTTCAAAGTCAGTACAAGTTTATCTAGTATCACAACAACTTCTCAAAAAGCGAACAGAACTACTAATCCACACTATGTATGTACTAGAAGCATCTAGTACTAGAAGTCATCTGCAGACACAAGCAGCACTGTAACTAAGACTTGCTGGTACTGCCTCACAGAAACACATAAAATGCTAGCAGGTGTCCACCTACAAAACAACACTAttttggtttctattttcttACTAGATCAGATAAACGGGCCCTATCTAAATGCAGCCCACTCAGTGAGACTGTTATCTGACCAAAACAAAATACCTGTTTAATCCCTTTGACTCCAAACTTTATCATCCTGCAGTCCTTTCAGATCCGGTATTATGGGGGGATATCGTAGTTCAATGTTGAGAAGTATTCTAACAAAAGCCAacctcaattggtaaagaattaaCTGGAACTTCCAGTGGTAAGACAATCTACACAAAACTTCACCACAATATTAACTTGAACTGCAGTGTTTAAACTTCCACCAGCCTTCAGCCTtacagagaagggaggggagaaatAACTTACAGAACACACTCACACTTGAGACAAACATATTCCCTTTCTTGATTAATCTTAAAACCACAGGACTGGCTTCACAGCACTGTTAGGATTGTCCATAAACGCAACTGCCTCTACAAACTTCAGGTAACTGGTTAACTGTGGTTTTTCAAACTTTAAGTATCAGTGTGTTCCTATGTGAATTTTAACACCTAAATTAAAGTCAGTTTTCCCTTGCATCGGTTTTAACTTGAGAGAAAAGAATGTTTTGATATGATTGGTGCACAGTTCAGCAGTAGCAAGAGATGGTGCATTCAATAATGCCAATCTTACCTTTTTCCTCTTAACTGGCGGAGATGGTGAAATACATTAATCACATCTCTTATTCTTCTGGGTGCTTCTTCGATTTTTGATGCAAGATTAATACACGCCATGGCAacaatctgggggaaaaaaaagagccaaTAAAAAGCTGTTAGATTATGGCCCTGCAGCAGTAAAGCAGAAAGAAGCGCCCCTCTTAAAGTCTACAGAACTTATTCTAATGAAAAAACTTTCAGACACAACTGGGGCATTTGGTGAAATGAAATCGCAGTTGACATTTCTAGGACATAGACTATGCTAGTGTGACGTTTCTTCCTATTGCCTG
This genomic interval carries:
- the CCNL1 gene encoding cyclin-L1 isoform X1, which codes for MASGPHPTATAATAVSSAAPSAGGSSSGTTTTTTTTTGGILIGDRLYSEVSLTIDHSLIPEERLSPTPSMQDGLDLPSETDLRILGCELIQAAGILLRLPQVAMATGQVLFHRFFYSKSFVKHSFEIVAMACINLASKIEEAPRRIRDVINVFHHLRQLRGKRTPSPLILDQNYINTKNQVIKAERRVLKELGFCVHVKHPHKIIVMYLQVLECERNQTLVQTAWNYMNDSLRTNVFVRFQPETIACACIYLAARALQIPLPTRPHWFLLFGTTEEEIQEICIETLRLYTRKKPNYELLEKEVEKRKVALQEAKLKAKGLNPDGTPALSTLGGFSPASKPSSPREVKAEEKSPISVNVKTIKKEPEDRQQASKSPYNGVRKDSKRSRNSRSASRSRSRTRSRSRSHTPRRHYNNRRSRSGTYSSRSRSRSRSHSESPRRHHNHGSPHLKAKHTRDDLKSSNRHGHKRKKSRSRSQSKSRDHSDAVKKHRHERGHHRDRRERSRSFERPHKGKHHGSSRSGHGRHRR
- the CCNL1 gene encoding cyclin-L1 isoform X2; this translates as MKLSSWQQTPSPLILDQNYINTKNQVIKAERRVLKELGFCVHVKHPHKIIVMYLQVLECERNQTLVQTAWNYMNDSLRTNVFVRFQPETIACACIYLAARALQIPLPTRPHWFLLFGTTEEEIQEICIETLRLYTRKKPNYELLEKEVEKRKVALQEAKLKAKGLNPDGTPALSTLGGFSPASKPSSPREVKAEEKSPISVNVKTIKKEPEDRQQASKSPYNGVRKDSKRSRNSRSASRSRSRTRSRSRSHTPRRHYNNRRSRSGTYSSRSRSRSRSHSESPRRHHNHGSPHLKAKHTRDDLKSSNRHGHKRKKSRSRSQSKSRDHSDAVKKHRHERGHHRDRRERSRSFERPHKGKHHGSSRSGHGRHRR
- the CCNL1 gene encoding cyclin-L1 isoform X3, translated to MVEIFFRNYMNDSLRTNVFVRFQPETIACACIYLAARALQIPLPTRPHWFLLFGTTEEEIQEICIETLRLYTRKKPNYELLEKEVEKRKVALQEAKLKAKGLNPDGTPALSTLGGFSPASKPSSPREVKAEEKSPISVNVKTIKKEPEDRQQASKSPYNGVRKDSKRSRNSRSASRSRSRTRSRSRSHTPRRHYNNRRSRSGTYSSRSRSRSRSHSESPRRHHNHGSPHLKAKHTRDDLKSSNRHGHKRKKSRSRSQSKSRDHSDAVKKHRHERGHHRDRRERSRSFERPHKGKHHGSSRSGHGRHRR
- the CCNL1 gene encoding cyclin-L1 isoform X4; translation: MASGPHPTATAATAVSSAAPSAGGSSSGTTTTTTTTTGGILIGDRLYSEVSLTIDHSLIPEERLSPTPSMQDGLDLPSETDLRILGCELIQAAGILLRLPQVAMATGQVLFHRFFYSKSFVKHSFEIVAMACINLASKIEEAPRRIRDVINVFHHLRQLRGKRTPSPLILDQNYINTKNQVIKAERRVLKELGFCVHVKHPHKIIVMYLQVLECERNQTLVQTAWNYMNDSLRTNVFVRFQPETIACACIYLAARALQIPLPTRPHWFLLFGTTEEEIQEICIETLRLYTRKKAKL